GGAAGGCGATCCGCGAGGACGAGGTCGCCGCGGTGGCCATGGGCATCCCCGTGGTGCGGATGAAGCTGCTCGCTTTCGCCGTCGGCGCCTCTTTTGCCGCGGCCATCGGCGTGCTCTTCGCCGCCAAACAGGGCTTCATCAATCCCGAGAGCTTCACGTTCATGGAATCGATCGGCGTCCTCGCCATGGTGATTCTCGGCGGCATGGGCTCGATTCCCGGCGCGATCCTCGGCGCGACGATCGTGACGATCCTGAACCTGCAACTCCTAAAAGGACTTTCTCTGTGGCTCAACGCGTTGCGACAATCCGGCATCGTTCTTTCCGTCCCGCTCCTCGGCAACTTCGATCTGAGCCAGATTCCAGCGCAGTTCGAGCCGGCGAAATACGAGCGCATGGTGTTCGGCCTGATTTTGATTTTAATGATGATCTACCGGCCGCAAGGTTTTTTGCCGCCGCGCCAGGGTGCTTCGACCAAGCTCACCGCGGACGGAGAAAAATAAGATGGCGCTGCTTGAGGTCCGCGGTCTCACGAAAAAATTCGGCGGGCTCACCGCCGTGCGCGCCGTGGATCTGGCGATCGAGGAAAGCCATATCGCCGCGCTGATCGGCCCGAACGGCGCGGGCAAAACCACGCTCTTCAACGTCCTCACCGGCCTCTACCGTCCGGACGAGGGGGAGATCCGTTTTCAGAACCGCTCGCTTCGCGGCGCGACCGCGGACCGGATCACGCGCGCCGGCATCTGCCGCACGTTTCAAAACATCCGCCTCTTCGGCGAGATGAGCGTATTGGAAAACGTTCTGGTCGGGATGCACGCGCGCATCCCGCTCACCTTGGCGGACGTCCTGCTGCGCCAGTCGCGCTCGCGCGCCGAGGAAAAGCAAGCGCGGGCGCGGGCGATGGATCTGCTCGGCCTGGTCGGCCTGCAGGGGAGGGAAGACATCTGGGCGCGGCGGCTCTCTTACGGCGAGCAGCGCCGCCTCGAAGTGGCGCGCGCGCTGGCGTCCGAGCCTAAGCTCCTGCTCCTCGACGAGCCGACCGCGGGAATGAATCCTTCGGAGGCGCAGAAACTGATGGCGCTGCTCAAGAAGCTCGTCGGCGCCCAGGTGCGGAGCATTCTCTTGATCGAGCACAACATGCGCGTCGTCATGGGGATATCGGACCGGGTCACGGTCCTCGACCACGGCGAGAAGATCGCCGACGGCACGCCGGAGGAAGTGCAGAACGACGCGCGCGTGATTGAAGCCTACCTCGGCCGTGGAAAGTGGCAGGCGAATGCTCAAGGTTGACGAGCTGCACGTCTACTACGACGCGATCCACGCGCTGCAGGGCGTCTCGTTCACGGTAGCACAAGGCGAAATGGTCACTTTGCTCGGCGCCAACGGCGCGGGCAAGAGCACGACCTTGAAAACCATCTCCGCCCTGCTCAAGCCGCGCGCGGGAAAGATCGAGCTGGAAGGAAAGCCGCTGGAAGATTTGCCGCCGCATGAGATCGTCAGGCGCGGCGTGGCGCACGTCCCCGAAGGGAGGAGGGTGTTCCCGCGCCTCTCGGTTTTGGAGAATCTCAAGACCGGCGCTTACACCCGGCGCGCGAATACGATCGGCGGCGATATCGACCGTGTCTTCGCTCTTTTCCCACGCCTCAAGGAGCGCATACAGCAGAAGGCGGGGACGCTCTCCGGCGGCGAGCAGCAGATGCTGGCGATCGGCCGCGGCCTTATGGCGCGCCCGCGATTGCTCTTGCTCGACGAGCCATCCATGGGATTAGCGCCGATCTTGGTCGAGCAGATCTTCGCGACGATTCAGGAGATCAATAAAGAAGGGGTGACGATTTTACTCGTCGAGCAAAACGCCGCGATGGCGCTCGCGATCTGCCACCGCGGCTACGTGTTGGAAACCGGAAAAATTATTCTCCAAGGCAGCGCCGCCGAGCTCAGCGGCAACGACCGGGTGCGGCAGGCGTATCTGGGCGGATGAAAGTTTGGCAACGAAAAAAGACCGTGAAGATCACCAACGCGCGGAAGGC
Above is a genomic segment from Candidatus Binatia bacterium containing:
- a CDS encoding ABC transporter ATP-binding protein, whose product is MALLEVRGLTKKFGGLTAVRAVDLAIEESHIAALIGPNGAGKTTLFNVLTGLYRPDEGEIRFQNRSLRGATADRITRAGICRTFQNIRLFGEMSVLENVLVGMHARIPLTLADVLLRQSRSRAEEKQARARAMDLLGLVGLQGREDIWARRLSYGEQRRLEVARALASEPKLLLLDEPTAGMNPSEAQKLMALLKKLVGAQVRSILLIEHNMRVVMGISDRVTVLDHGEKIADGTPEEVQNDARVIEAYLGRGKWQANAQG
- a CDS encoding ABC transporter ATP-binding protein codes for the protein MLKVDELHVYYDAIHALQGVSFTVAQGEMVTLLGANGAGKSTTLKTISALLKPRAGKIELEGKPLEDLPPHEIVRRGVAHVPEGRRVFPRLSVLENLKTGAYTRRANTIGGDIDRVFALFPRLKERIQQKAGTLSGGEQQMLAIGRGLMARPRLLLLDEPSMGLAPILVEQIFATIQEINKEGVTILLVEQNAAMALAICHRGYVLETGKIILQGSAAELSGNDRVRQAYLGG